A window from Culex pipiens pallens isolate TS chromosome 3, TS_CPP_V2, whole genome shotgun sequence encodes these proteins:
- the LOC120431601 gene encoding arrestin domain-containing protein 4, with protein MRLLGEPDHQGATVLSPGIHSFPFKLGLPVDLPSTFLGRYGWVQYFCKAALREPSGLIHKNHQVFIVMNPIDLNTEQSYLADPFKCNIEHNLGVACVGGGIVKCKIILDRGGYVPGESILINATVNNSSNVTIKSTKAALTETIQYFAHDKVVQTEKRELAVIARGKIRAGCRDDWQNESLYVPPLPPTNLRGCHLIRIQYDVCFLIEPKSLEKQVKLQLPITLGTYPFKTNDDEDTNEWAETVYRPDTHYPSTLPIFRPWLHDKTDSK; from the exons ATGCGGCTTCTGGGCGAACCGGACCATCAAGGAGCGACCGTTCTTTCACCTGGGATACACAGTTTTCCGTTTAAGCTGGGGCTTCCCGTCGATCTCCCTTCCACGTTTCTTGGCCGCTACGGATGGGTGCAATACTTTTGCAAAGCTGCCTTGCGCGAGCCGTCCGGGCTGATTCACAAAAATCACCAAGTGTTCATTGTTATGAATCCGATCGACCTGAACACCGAACAATCCTATTTGGCG GATCCTTTCAAGTGCAACATTGAGCACAACCTCGGAGTTGCCTGCGTGGGTGGTGGCATcgtaaaatgcaaaataatccTGGACAGAGGCGGATATGTACCGGGGGAATCAATTTTGATTAATGCAACTGTAAACAACTCCAGCAATGTAACAATCAAAAGCACGAAGGCTGCATTAACAGAG ACCATTCAATATTTCGCGCACGATAAGGTGGTACAAACGGAAAAACGTGAGCTGGCGGTAATTGCTCGTGGAAAAATTCGAGCTGGCTGTCGGGACGATTGGCAAAACGAATCTCTGTATGTTCCCCCGCTGCCTCCAACGAACCTACGCGGATGCCATCTCATCCGGATACAGTACGATGTTTGC TTTTTGATCGAACCGAAATCATTGGAGAAACAGGTTAAGCTGCAATTGCCCATCACACTAGGCACATATCCGTTTAAAACTAACGACGACGAGGACACAAACGAATGGGCCGAAACCGTGTACAGGCCGGACACGCACTATCCGTCAACATTGCCAATTTTCAGACCATGGCTGCACGACAAAACGGATTCTAAATAG